Proteins encoded by one window of Emticicia oligotrophica DSM 17448:
- a CDS encoding metallophosphoesterase — translation MNRMFGFALMAVFFFLIDLYVWQAIKIVMRSATLSTQRIIGFGFWGLTVFSILSIIAIFTYMPMSAPVKASFRTFLMAGIFIIYISKVFSVLVLIIDDLIRLGKWLISFFQGDSAPAQVATEVIQPAAEKISRSEFLAKSALAVGGLHAGGMAWGILSGAHDYRVRNVTLRIKNLPRQFDGMKIAQLSDIHSGSFFNKTAVKGGIEMLMKEKPDMFFFTGDLVNNIAPEVKDYIDIFSKIKAPLGTFSTLGNHDYGDYTQWVSPEKKRQNLQDLMNAHKTMGWDLLMDEHRAVKVDGESIGILGIQNWGAGNFAKYGSIEKAQQNAHDLPVKLLLSHDPSHWRAQVLGKQTDIDVAFAGHTHGMQYGVEIAGIKWSPVQFRYKEWAGLYEENDQKLYVNRGFGYIGYPGRLGILPEIAIFELKVG, via the coding sequence ATGAATCGAATGTTCGGATTTGCCCTGATGGCGGTCTTTTTTTTCTTGATTGATTTGTATGTATGGCAAGCAATAAAAATTGTGATGCGTTCGGCCACACTTTCTACTCAACGAATCATCGGTTTTGGCTTTTGGGGACTTACCGTTTTTTCAATACTTTCAATCATTGCTATTTTTACTTATATGCCTATGTCGGCTCCCGTAAAGGCGAGTTTCCGTACATTTCTAATGGCTGGTATTTTTATCATTTATATATCCAAAGTATTCTCGGTTTTAGTTTTAATCATTGATGATTTAATTCGTTTAGGGAAATGGCTGATTAGCTTCTTTCAAGGCGATTCTGCTCCTGCACAAGTAGCCACTGAGGTAATTCAGCCCGCTGCCGAAAAAATTAGCCGTTCGGAGTTTTTAGCTAAATCAGCCTTAGCCGTTGGGGGGCTTCATGCAGGCGGTATGGCTTGGGGAATTCTTTCGGGTGCCCACGATTATCGCGTGCGTAATGTTACGCTTCGCATTAAAAACCTTCCACGCCAATTTGATGGAATGAAAATCGCTCAATTATCAGATATTCACTCAGGAAGTTTCTTTAATAAAACAGCAGTAAAAGGCGGTATTGAAATGTTGATGAAAGAAAAGCCTGATATGTTTTTCTTTACGGGAGATTTAGTAAACAATATTGCTCCTGAAGTAAAAGATTACATTGATATATTCTCAAAAATTAAAGCTCCACTGGGAACATTTTCAACCTTAGGAAATCACGATTACGGTGATTATACGCAGTGGGTTTCGCCAGAAAAGAAACGCCAAAATCTACAAGATTTGATGAATGCTCACAAAACAATGGGTTGGGATTTACTAATGGATGAGCATCGTGCAGTAAAAGTAGATGGAGAAAGTATCGGAATTTTGGGTATCCAAAACTGGGGAGCAGGAAATTTTGCCAAATATGGTAGCATTGAGAAAGCTCAACAAAATGCCCATGATTTACCAGTAAAACTTTTATTATCGCACGACCCAAGCCATTGGAGAGCACAAGTTTTGGGTAAGCAAACTGATATTGATGTGGCTTTTGCTGGTCATACACATGGAATGCAGTATGGGGTAGAAATTGCGGGCATTAAGTGGTCTCCTGTACAATTCCGTTATAAAGAATGGGCCGGTTTGTACGAAGAAAATGACCAAAAACTTTACGTAAACCGTGGTTTTGGCTATATCGGTTACCCGGGTCGTTTAGGTATTTTGCCAGAAATAGCTATTTTCGAATTAAAGGTTGGCTAA
- a CDS encoding penicillin acylase family protein: MKKLIILLLCSLGAFAQINPENIKIIRDKWGVPHIFAKTDPEVSYGLAWANAEDDFKTMQITLLAGKGMVGRHKGKDGATIDYVVALLRCREVVEEQYDKVFSPEYKALIEGYVAGINAYAAKHPEEVLVKGSFPTTPKEYTASTVLSLSMISGVDAVLQKIFKEKVKTLDDFKAAGSNAMAIHSSKTTDGSAYLAINPHQPLEGPVAWYEAHLCSEEGLNVLGALFPGGPVIFVGANENLGWTHTVNYQDKVDVFQLEMNPSNKMQYKFDGKWETLEQKAVKLKVKMGAFTIPVKKVALWSKYGATVQTKQGTFSVRFSANQDIRGIEQWYKMDKARNFSEFYKAMQMTAIPGFNTIYADKRDTIFYVSNGKIPFRAEGYDWKNTIPGNTSKTLTTSFHPLKDLPQYINPVSGYLFNANHTPFNATGQKDNLKAQDFDQTMGYEVKDNNRSIRFQEMFSQYDKISFEDFKRIKYDGQLPQGKLYFPSNTDALFQLNPQEYADLKPLIENLNSWDRKTNVESKGAAIFLIMLNYFTTDFPKRETLTDYVITKEDAIGAFQYVNTYMKRHFGRTDIALGDLQKLVRGNIEKPVWGLPDVITAMHTRPYKDGKLKVVQGESYIGLIKFPKNGLPEIETVLNFGQSTHADSAHFADQMDLYLNQKTKKMTLDKAEVMKAAVKTYSPK, translated from the coding sequence ATGAAAAAACTCATAATTCTTCTTTTATGCTCTTTAGGAGCTTTCGCCCAAATAAATCCCGAAAATATTAAAATCATACGTGATAAATGGGGTGTTCCGCACATTTTCGCTAAAACAGACCCCGAAGTATCTTATGGATTAGCTTGGGCAAATGCCGAAGATGATTTTAAAACTATGCAGATCACACTTTTGGCGGGCAAAGGTATGGTTGGCCGCCATAAAGGTAAAGATGGAGCAACCATTGATTATGTAGTTGCACTGTTACGTTGTAGAGAAGTGGTTGAAGAGCAATATGATAAAGTGTTTTCGCCCGAATACAAAGCACTCATTGAAGGCTATGTGGCTGGTATCAATGCTTATGCTGCCAAACATCCTGAGGAAGTTTTAGTAAAAGGGTCTTTTCCAACAACGCCTAAAGAATATACTGCCAGTACAGTTCTTTCGTTGTCGATGATTTCGGGCGTTGATGCAGTTTTGCAGAAAATCTTTAAAGAGAAAGTAAAAACACTCGATGATTTTAAGGCAGCGGGCTCAAATGCTATGGCTATACACAGCTCTAAAACAACTGATGGAAGTGCCTATTTAGCAATCAATCCACATCAGCCGCTTGAAGGTCCTGTGGCTTGGTATGAAGCTCATTTATGCAGCGAAGAAGGTCTTAACGTTTTGGGTGCTTTGTTTCCAGGTGGACCTGTAATTTTTGTAGGTGCAAACGAAAACTTAGGTTGGACGCACACGGTGAATTATCAAGATAAAGTAGATGTTTTTCAACTCGAAATGAATCCTTCCAACAAAATGCAGTATAAGTTTGATGGAAAATGGGAAACTTTAGAGCAGAAAGCAGTGAAATTGAAAGTAAAAATGGGAGCTTTTACGATTCCTGTTAAAAAAGTGGCTTTGTGGAGTAAATACGGAGCAACGGTTCAAACCAAGCAAGGTACTTTTTCGGTTAGATTTAGTGCTAATCAAGATATCAGAGGAATCGAACAGTGGTATAAAATGGATAAAGCTCGTAATTTCTCAGAATTCTATAAAGCCATGCAAATGACGGCTATACCAGGGTTTAATACCATTTATGCCGATAAACGAGATACCATTTTTTATGTAAGCAATGGGAAAATTCCATTCCGTGCCGAAGGTTATGATTGGAAAAATACAATTCCGGGTAATACTTCAAAAACGCTTACTACTTCCTTTCATCCGCTGAAAGATTTGCCACAATACATCAATCCTGTAAGTGGCTATTTATTCAATGCCAATCATACGCCATTTAATGCCACAGGCCAGAAGGATAACCTAAAAGCCCAAGATTTCGACCAAACAATGGGCTATGAAGTAAAAGATAATAACCGAAGTATTCGCTTTCAAGAAATGTTTTCGCAGTATGATAAAATCTCGTTTGAAGATTTTAAACGTATCAAATATGATGGTCAATTACCACAAGGGAAACTTTATTTTCCATCCAACACCGATGCTTTATTTCAGTTAAACCCGCAGGAATATGCTGATTTAAAGCCACTTATCGAAAACCTAAACTCTTGGGATAGAAAAACTAATGTTGAAAGTAAAGGAGCGGCTATCTTCTTAATTATGCTCAATTATTTCACCACAGACTTCCCAAAGAGAGAAACCTTAACCGATTATGTAATTACCAAAGAAGATGCGATTGGGGCTTTCCAATATGTAAATACATATATGAAACGGCATTTTGGAAGAACAGATATTGCTCTCGGTGATTTACAAAAATTAGTAAGAGGAAATATTGAAAAGCCAGTGTGGGGTTTGCCTGATGTGATTACAGCCATGCACACTCGCCCTTATAAAGATGGTAAATTGAAAGTTGTGCAAGGTGAATCTTACATTGGATTAATCAAATTTCCGAAAAATGGTTTACCAGAAATCGAAACAGTACTCAATTTTGGCCAATCAACCCATGCAGATAGTGCACATTTTGCCGACCAAATGGATTTGTATTTAAACCAGAAAACCAAGAAAATGACACTCGATAAGGCAGAAGTAATGAAAGCTGCAGTAAAGACGTATTCGCCAAAATAG
- a CDS encoding aspartate-semialdehyde dehydrogenase: MKIAVVGATGLVGTEILKVLAERNFPVTEIIPVASEKSIGKQVEFKGKQFTVVGYEDAIKMKPAVAIFSAGGSTSLAVAPLFAEAGIPVIDNSSAWRMDPTKKLVVPEVNANVITAEDKIIANPNCSTIQMVVVMKPLHDKYKIKRVVVSTYQSVTGTGKAAVDQLFAERVGDDSVKKVYPHKIDLNVLPHIDVFLDNGYTKEEMKMVNETKKIMGDDNIAVTATTVRIPTVGGHSEAVNIEFENDFDLEEVRKILSETEGVIVQDDVKNFVYPMPINSHGKDEVFVGRIRRDESQANTLNLWVVADNLRKGAATNAVQIAEYMLKANLL, from the coding sequence ATGAAAATTGCAGTAGTTGGTGCAACTGGCTTAGTTGGCACTGAAATCTTGAAAGTATTGGCGGAAAGAAACTTTCCTGTTACCGAAATCATTCCCGTTGCATCCGAAAAATCAATTGGTAAACAGGTTGAATTTAAGGGTAAACAGTTTACGGTGGTAGGCTACGAAGATGCTATTAAGATGAAACCTGCGGTTGCGATTTTCTCAGCAGGAGGAAGTACTTCATTGGCAGTTGCACCATTGTTTGCTGAGGCAGGTATTCCTGTAATTGACAACTCTTCGGCGTGGAGAATGGACCCAACTAAAAAATTGGTTGTTCCAGAAGTAAACGCAAACGTGATTACGGCAGAAGATAAAATCATTGCCAATCCAAATTGTTCGACAATCCAGATGGTAGTGGTAATGAAGCCATTACACGATAAATATAAAATCAAACGTGTAGTTGTTTCTACGTACCAATCAGTAACAGGTACTGGGAAAGCAGCCGTTGACCAGTTATTTGCAGAACGCGTAGGTGATGACAGCGTGAAGAAAGTATATCCGCACAAAATCGATCTTAACGTTTTGCCTCATATTGATGTGTTCTTAGATAATGGTTATACCAAAGAAGAAATGAAAATGGTAAACGAAACTAAGAAAATCATGGGTGATGATAATATTGCTGTTACGGCAACAACAGTTCGTATCCCAACGGTTGGTGGTCACTCAGAAGCAGTAAACATTGAGTTTGAAAATGATTTCGATTTAGAGGAAGTTCGTAAGATTTTGAGCGAAACCGAAGGCGTTATCGTACAAGACGACGTGAAGAATTTCGTTTATCCAATGCCAATCAATTCGCATGGAAAAGATGAAGTTTTTGTTGGACGTATCCGTCGTGACGAATCTCAAGCTAATACATTAAATCTTTGGGTGGTTGCCGATAACCTCCGTAAAGGTGCTGCTACTAACGCTGTTCAGATTGCTGAATATATGTTGAAAGCAAATTTATTGTAA
- a CDS encoding cupin-like domain-containing protein has protein sequence MKLLPIERRSNLSREEFIESYLKPKKPVIFTDLVKDWPALEKWTFDWLRTNYGHIQVPLFDNHIHDTKNYFQAAKTMPFGDYLSLIEQGPTDLRIFLFDIFKIVPELANDIRFPTIMDGFLKNYKFMFFGGQNSVVNLHYDMDCSNVFLTQFQTRKQAILFAPDKSANLYQHPFTVQSHVNPLNPDYERYPAMKNLEGYEATFGHGETLFIPSLWWHYIKYVDGGFSLALRANDSIFTTARGGWNVVRHTFIDKGMTKLIGEPWKQWKEQKAVENANAVLA, from the coding sequence ATGAAACTATTACCAATTGAACGCCGCAGCAATTTAAGTCGAGAAGAATTTATTGAGAGTTATTTGAAGCCTAAGAAACCAGTTATTTTTACTGATTTGGTGAAAGATTGGCCCGCTTTAGAAAAATGGACTTTCGATTGGCTACGAACCAATTATGGGCATATACAGGTGCCACTGTTCGATAACCACATTCACGACACAAAAAATTATTTCCAAGCCGCCAAAACAATGCCTTTTGGTGACTATCTATCCTTGATTGAGCAAGGTCCTACTGATTTACGTATATTTTTATTTGATATTTTCAAGATTGTGCCCGAATTAGCCAATGATATTCGTTTCCCTACAATTATGGATGGATTCTTGAAAAATTATAAATTTATGTTTTTTGGTGGGCAAAATTCAGTTGTGAATTTACACTATGACATGGACTGCTCAAATGTATTTTTAACTCAGTTTCAGACACGCAAGCAGGCAATTCTTTTCGCACCCGATAAAAGTGCTAATCTTTATCAACATCCATTTACGGTGCAGAGTCACGTAAACCCGCTTAATCCTGATTATGAGCGTTATCCTGCTATGAAAAATTTGGAAGGATATGAAGCCACTTTTGGTCATGGCGAAACACTCTTCATTCCATCTTTATGGTGGCATTATATAAAGTATGTTGATGGTGGATTTAGTTTGGCACTTCGAGCAAATGATTCTATCTTTACAACTGCTCGTGGTGGTTGGAATGTGGTAAGACATACGTTTATTGATAAAGGTATGACCAAGCTTATCGGCGAGCCTTGGAAACAGTGGAAAGAACAAAAAGCTGTAGAAAATGCCAATGCAGTATTAGCATAA
- a CDS encoding 5-formyltetrahydrofolate cyclo-ligase, which yields MQKQDLRKEYLRQRKALSEQVVEGFSRKIHDWFFRSFAVHSFATIHTFLPIKHNNEVDTWLIIKTLQKDFAADIVIPKSHPNGTMTNYLLTEKTVLEESNLKIIEPNETQNSELRTQNSKIDLVLIPLLCFDKKGYRVGYGKGYYDRFLAECRPDVMKIGLSLFEPVEEIAIDEFDVKMDYCITPNKIWSFL from the coding sequence ATGCAAAAACAAGATTTAAGAAAAGAATATCTTCGGCAACGAAAAGCCCTCAGCGAACAAGTCGTGGAGGGCTTTTCTCGAAAAATACATGATTGGTTTTTTAGGAGTTTTGCTGTTCACTCATTTGCCACAATTCATACTTTTTTGCCAATAAAACACAATAATGAGGTAGATACTTGGCTCATTATCAAAACTCTACAAAAAGATTTTGCTGCTGATATCGTCATTCCGAAAAGCCACCCAAATGGTACAATGACTAATTATTTATTGACCGAAAAAACGGTTTTGGAAGAAAGTAACTTAAAAATTATTGAGCCAAACGAAACTCAGAACTCAGAACTCAGAACTCAGAACTCGAAAATAGATTTAGTACTTATTCCATTGCTTTGCTTTGATAAAAAAGGTTATCGAGTAGGTTACGGTAAGGGTTATTATGACCGATTTTTAGCAGAATGTCGCCCCGATGTAATGAAAATTGGTCTTTCGTTGTTTGAACCAGTTGAAGAAATAGCAATTGATGAATTTGATGTAAAGATGGATTACTGCATAACACCAAATAAAATTTGGAGTTTTTTGTAA